In one Lysobacter alkalisoli genomic region, the following are encoded:
- a CDS encoding protein kinase family protein gives MSVEVSALKSDSFGRIALMRGEHGLFVRRDLVHVPLWLRLPAWWLARREARALQAVVGLDAVPQLLAWNGRRLDRSYMDGAAMYQRPPRGDLVYFREARRLLQRLHRHGIAHNDLAKEANWLVQADGSPGIIDFQLAVRGNPRSRWMRLLAREDLRHLLKHKRTYCPAAITPVERRVLKRHSWLREVWFATGKPVYRFVTRRLLKWEDNEGQGPKP, from the coding sequence GTGTCAGTCGAAGTTTCCGCCCTCAAATCCGACAGTTTCGGCCGCATCGCGCTGATGCGCGGCGAGCACGGCCTGTTTGTCCGCCGCGATCTTGTCCACGTGCCGCTGTGGCTGCGCCTGCCGGCCTGGTGGCTGGCACGGCGCGAGGCGCGCGCGCTGCAGGCGGTGGTCGGCCTCGACGCCGTGCCGCAACTGCTGGCCTGGAACGGTCGCCGGCTCGACCGCAGCTACATGGACGGTGCCGCCATGTATCAGCGCCCGCCGCGGGGCGATCTGGTGTATTTCCGCGAAGCGCGGCGCCTGTTGCAGCGCCTGCACCGCCACGGCATCGCCCACAACGACCTTGCCAAGGAGGCCAACTGGCTGGTCCAGGCCGACGGCAGTCCCGGCATCATCGACTTCCAGCTGGCCGTGCGCGGCAACCCGCGTTCGCGCTGGATGCGCCTGCTCGCCCGCGAGGACCTGCGCCACCTGCTCAAGCACAAGCGCACCTATTGCCCGGCCGCCATCACCCCGGTCGAGCGCCGGGTGCTGAAGCGGCACTCCTGGTTGCGTGAGGTCTGGTTCGCGACCGGCAAACCGGTCTATCGCTTCGTCACCCGCCGGCTGTTGAAGTGGGAAGACAACGAGGGGCAGGGGCCGAAGCCGTGA
- a CDS encoding SDR family oxidoreductase: protein MSLSGKTLFITGASRGIGRAIALRAARDGANIAIVAKSGVPNPKLPGTIHSVAAEVEAAGGRALPIRCDIREEEQVTAAVAATVDAFGGLDILVNNASAIWLRGALDTPMKRYDLMQQVNSRGTFLCTQACLPHLLQAPNPHVLTLSPPPSLDPKWWGPHVAYTYAKMGMSLLTIGLAAEFGAQGVAINCLWPRTVIATDAIRMIPGIDVAGCRTPEIMADAAHAVLTRPAAGFYGRFLIDDEVLGEAGVTDLSGYAVDPSQSLHPDLFLD from the coding sequence ATGTCTCTTTCCGGCAAAACCCTTTTCATCACCGGCGCCTCGCGCGGCATCGGCCGTGCCATCGCCCTGCGTGCCGCCCGCGATGGCGCCAACATCGCCATCGTTGCCAAGTCCGGCGTACCCAACCCCAAACTGCCGGGCACCATCCACTCCGTCGCGGCCGAGGTCGAGGCCGCCGGAGGCCGTGCGCTGCCGATCAGATGCGACATCCGCGAAGAGGAGCAGGTGACAGCCGCGGTCGCCGCGACCGTCGATGCCTTCGGAGGCCTCGACATCCTGGTCAACAATGCCAGCGCGATCTGGCTGCGTGGCGCGCTCGACACGCCGATGAAGCGCTATGACCTGATGCAGCAGGTGAATTCACGTGGCACCTTCCTGTGCACGCAAGCCTGTTTGCCGCACCTCCTGCAGGCCCCCAACCCGCACGTGCTGACCCTGTCGCCACCGCCCAGCCTCGATCCGAAGTGGTGGGGGCCGCACGTCGCCTACACCTACGCCAAGATGGGCATGAGCCTGCTCACGATCGGACTGGCGGCCGAGTTCGGCGCGCAGGGCGTGGCGATCAACTGCCTGTGGCCGCGCACCGTGATCGCCACCGATGCGATCCGCATGATCCCGGGCATCGATGTCGCCGGCTGTCGTACGCCGGAGATCATGGCCGACGCTGCCCATGCCGTGCTCACGCGTCCGGCCGCCGGCTTTTACGGCCGTTTCCTGATCGACGACGAGGTGCTGGGCGAAGCCGGCGTCACCGACCTGTCCGGCTACGCGGTCGACCCGTCGCAGTCGCTGCATCCCGACCTGTTTCTGGACTGA
- a CDS encoding VOC family protein encodes MKYLHAMVRVRDLDASLKFFCEGLGLVETRRKDFPQGRFTLVYLGAPENPKSEIELTYNYDDEDYGSARNFGHLAFAVDDIHATCAHLQSMGVTINRPPRDGHMAFVRSPDLISIELLQKGDPLPPAEPWVSMPNTGNW; translated from the coding sequence ATGAAATACCTCCACGCCATGGTCCGCGTCCGCGACCTCGACGCCTCCCTCAAGTTTTTCTGCGAAGGCCTCGGGCTGGTCGAGACGCGGCGCAAGGACTTTCCGCAAGGCCGCTTCACCCTGGTCTACCTCGGCGCACCGGAAAATCCGAAGTCCGAGATCGAACTGACGTACAACTACGACGACGAGGACTATGGCAGCGCCCGCAACTTCGGCCACCTCGCGTTCGCGGTCGACGACATCCATGCCACCTGCGCCCACCTGCAGTCGATGGGCGTGACCATCAACCGTCCGCCGCGCGACGGCCACATGGCCTTCGTCCGCTCGCCGGACCTGATCTCGATCGAGCTGCTGCAGAAGGGCGACCCGCTGCCACCGGCCGAGCCGTGGGTATCGATGCCGAACACCGGCAACTGGTAA
- a CDS encoding acetylornithine/succinylornithine family transaminase: MTTANDALCALADDYYVPVYRPRRIVLDRGQGSRIFDIDGREYVDFGGGIAVNALGHAHPALIEALTAQAGKLWHTSNVFVSEPPLQLAKALVEASGFARRVFLCNSGAEANEAAIKLARKWAAGQGRPPERRVILTFRGSFHGRTLATVTATAQPKYQEGFEPLPGGFRYSDFNDLAAVEAAMAAGDVCAVLVEPVQGEGGVMPAAPEFLRGLRALCDRHGALLMLDEIQCGMARTGTLFACQGYGVTPDVVTLAKALGGGMPIGAMLVGPKAGETLQFGSHGTTFGGNPMAAAVAGVVLRELSSPALLANVERQAAAIRASLAEIDTELGLFDEVRGRGLMIGAQLRPEHAGKAAEILDRCVEHGLLLLQAGPDVLRFVPALNISDADTDEGMSRLHAALRDYAG, encoded by the coding sequence ATGACTACCGCCAACGACGCCCTCTGCGCCCTCGCCGACGACTACTACGTACCGGTCTACCGGCCGCGCCGCATCGTGCTGGATCGGGGCCAGGGTTCGCGCATCTTCGACATCGATGGCCGGGAGTACGTCGACTTCGGCGGCGGCATCGCGGTCAACGCGCTCGGCCATGCGCATCCGGCACTGATCGAAGCGCTGACCGCTCAGGCCGGCAAGCTCTGGCACACCAGCAATGTGTTCGTCAGCGAACCGCCATTGCAGCTGGCCAAGGCGTTGGTTGAGGCCAGCGGCTTCGCGCGCCGGGTGTTCCTGTGCAACTCCGGCGCCGAGGCCAACGAGGCCGCGATCAAACTCGCCCGCAAATGGGCGGCCGGGCAGGGACGCCCGCCCGAACGGCGGGTGATCCTCACCTTCCGTGGCAGCTTCCACGGCCGCACCCTCGCCACGGTCACCGCGACCGCGCAGCCGAAATACCAGGAAGGCTTCGAGCCGTTGCCCGGCGGATTCCGCTACAGCGACTTCAACGACCTCGCCGCGGTCGAGGCAGCGATGGCGGCCGGTGACGTCTGCGCGGTGCTGGTCGAGCCGGTGCAGGGCGAGGGCGGGGTGATGCCGGCCGCACCCGAATTCCTGCGCGGCCTGCGCGCGCTGTGCGATCGCCACGGCGCGCTGCTGATGCTCGACGAGATCCAGTGCGGCATGGCCCGCACCGGCACCCTGTTCGCTTGCCAGGGCTACGGCGTCACCCCCGACGTGGTGACCCTGGCCAAGGCACTCGGCGGTGGTATGCCGATCGGCGCGATGCTGGTCGGCCCGAAGGCCGGTGAAACCCTGCAGTTCGGCAGCCACGGCACCACCTTCGGCGGCAATCCGATGGCTGCCGCGGTAGCCGGCGTGGTGCTGCGCGAGCTGTCATCGCCGGCGTTGCTGGCGAATGTCGAACGGCAAGCAGCCGCGATCCGCGCGTCGCTGGCGGAGATCGACACGGAGCTGGGGCTATTCGATGAGGTGCGCGGCCGCGGCCTGATGATCGGTGCCCAGTTGCGCCCCGAGCATGCCGGCAAGGCCGCAGAAATCCTCGACCGCTGCGTCGAGCATGGTCTGCTTCTGCTGCAGGCCGGCCCCGACGTGTTGCGCTTCGTTCCGGCGCTCAACATCAGCGATGCCGACACTGATGAAGGCATGTCCCGCTTGCACGCCGCGCTGCGTGATTATGCGGGTTGA
- the hemL gene encoding glutamate-1-semialdehyde 2,1-aminomutase — protein MNHERSHTLFSRALDLIPGGVNSPVRAFKSVGGEPFFAQRAEGAYIFDVDGNRYVDYVGSWGPMIAGHAHPEVLAAVEGTMRNGLSFGVPNALEVEMAEAITRIVPSCEMVRMVNSGTEATLSAIRVARGATGRSRIVKFEGCYHGHGDSFLVKAGSGVMTLGLPNSPGVPAALADLTLTIPYNDFDAAARLFEEAGHDIAGLIIEPIVGNANCILPREGYLQHLRELCTKHGAVLIFDEVMTGFRVALGGAQQRYGITPDLSTFGKIIGGGMPVGAYGGRRELMSQVAPAGPIYQAGTLSGNPVAMAAGLATLELIQAPRFHEALERRTHELCDGLEAAAREIGVAFHTTRAPGMFGLYFRKGPVETFEDAKASDAGKFGRFFHAMLERGVYLAPSAFEAGFMSSAHGDAEIAHTILAARSAFAEVAGG, from the coding sequence ATGAACCACGAACGCTCCCACACCCTGTTTTCCCGTGCGCTGGACCTTATCCCGGGCGGTGTCAATTCGCCGGTACGCGCGTTCAAGTCGGTCGGCGGGGAGCCATTTTTCGCCCAGCGTGCCGAAGGTGCATACATCTTCGACGTCGATGGCAACCGCTATGTCGACTACGTCGGTTCGTGGGGGCCGATGATCGCCGGTCATGCGCATCCGGAAGTGCTGGCGGCGGTCGAGGGAACGATGCGAAACGGCCTGAGTTTTGGCGTGCCGAATGCGCTGGAGGTCGAGATGGCCGAGGCGATCACCCGCATCGTGCCCAGCTGTGAAATGGTGCGAATGGTCAACTCCGGCACCGAGGCGACGCTGTCGGCGATCCGGGTGGCACGCGGAGCGACCGGACGCAGCCGCATCGTCAAGTTCGAGGGCTGCTACCACGGCCATGGCGACAGCTTCCTGGTCAAGGCCGGCAGCGGCGTGATGACGCTGGGCCTGCCAAATTCGCCGGGCGTGCCGGCCGCGCTGGCCGACCTGACGCTGACGATTCCGTACAACGATTTCGATGCGGCAGCGAGGTTGTTCGAGGAAGCCGGCCATGACATCGCCGGATTGATCATCGAACCGATCGTCGGCAACGCGAATTGCATTCTGCCGCGCGAGGGCTATCTGCAGCACCTGCGCGAGCTGTGCACGAAGCACGGTGCGGTGTTGATCTTCGACGAGGTGATGACCGGTTTCCGTGTCGCGCTGGGCGGTGCGCAGCAACGTTACGGAATCACGCCGGACCTGTCGACGTTCGGCAAGATCATCGGCGGCGGCATGCCGGTCGGCGCCTATGGCGGTCGTCGCGAGCTGATGTCGCAGGTGGCACCGGCGGGGCCGATCTACCAGGCGGGTACGCTGAGCGGCAATCCGGTGGCGATGGCGGCCGGGCTGGCGACGCTTGAGTTGATCCAGGCGCCGCGCTTCCATGAGGCGCTGGAGCGCCGCACGCATGAGTTGTGCGACGGGCTGGAGGCAGCGGCGCGCGAGATCGGGGTGGCGTTCCACACGACCCGGGCGCCGGGGATGTTCGGGCTGTACTTCCGCAAGGGGCCGGTGGAGACGTTCGAGGATGCGAAAGCATCGGACGCCGGGAAGTTCGGGCGGTTCTTCCACGCGATGCTGGAGCGCGGGGTGTACCTGGCGCCGTCGGCGTTCGAGGCCGGCTTCATGTCGAGCGCGCATGGCGATGCGGAGATCGCGCATACGATCCTGGCGGCGCGGTCGGCGTTTGCGGAAGTGGCCGGGGGCTGA
- the thiE gene encoding thiamine phosphate synthase — MSPSNQSHRGVYAITPDEADTARLIERVSVVLDAGITWLQYRNKSAAPALRRKQALRLLALCRGRGVPLIINDDWRLAADIDADGAHLGENDGDIMAAREAMGDVALIGASCYDSEERARRAVGLGASYVAFGAFFPSPTKPDARRASTGLLASAAELEVPRVAIGGITPDNARMLVDAGADLVAVISGIFDAHDPAAAVRAYRDCFAPVD; from the coding sequence ATGTCGCCTTCCAACCAGTCTCATCGCGGCGTGTACGCGATCACTCCTGACGAAGCCGACACTGCGCGTCTGATCGAGCGTGTGTCGGTCGTGCTCGACGCCGGCATCACCTGGCTGCAGTACCGCAACAAGTCGGCAGCGCCGGCGCTGCGCCGCAAACAGGCGCTGAGGTTGCTGGCGCTGTGCCGGGGGCGGGGCGTGCCGTTGATCATCAACGATGATTGGAGGCTCGCAGCCGATATCGACGCCGATGGCGCGCACCTGGGCGAGAACGACGGCGACATCATGGCTGCCCGCGAAGCGATGGGCGACGTCGCACTGATCGGCGCGTCCTGCTATGACAGCGAAGAGCGGGCCCGCCGCGCGGTGGGGCTGGGCGCCAGCTACGTCGCCTTTGGCGCCTTTTTCCCATCGCCGACCAAGCCGGACGCACGCCGGGCCTCGACCGGGTTGCTGGCATCAGCGGCGGAGCTGGAGGTACCGCGGGTGGCGATCGGGGGCATCACTCCGGACAATGCGCGCATGCTGGTCGATGCCGGCGCCGACCTGGTCGCGGTGATCAGCGGCATTTTCGACGCCCATGACCCGGCGGCGGCGGTGCGCGCGTACCGGGACTGTTTCGCACCGGTGGATTGA
- a CDS encoding rubredoxin — translation MSDAAVTAAPYRTWMCVVCGFIYDEEAGLPEEGIEPGTRWEDIPDTWTCPDCGVTKDDFEMVEA, via the coding sequence ATGTCCGACGCTGCCGTTACTGCCGCCCCCTACCGCACCTGGATGTGCGTCGTCTGCGGCTTCATCTACGACGAAGAAGCCGGGCTGCCGGAGGAAGGCATCGAGCCGGGCACGCGCTGGGAAGACATCCCCGACACCTGGACCTGTCCGGATTGCGGCGTCACCAAGGATGACTTCGAGATGGTCGAGGCCTGA